A genomic region of Arachis hypogaea cultivar Tifrunner chromosome 5, arahy.Tifrunner.gnm2.J5K5, whole genome shotgun sequence contains the following coding sequences:
- the LOC112803681 gene encoding F-box/kelch-repeat protein At3g23880-like has translation MATHSNQIPKDLVWKILAKLSVKSLKRFSCVHKSWLNLLENSDFKSIYYENLKSKTAYSSSLLLWRYFHDERSDRHIYENEVYLLSGERYENMVTLVLPNLFEEIGFDRIIDCVNGIICHYKKAGLNVKIGLWDPKTDEHKIIPPSIITNDPDFDAEVEIHGFGYDNVNDDYKVIQHICYCHNEFYQYEPALANWQIYSLKSNCWKKLNLEMTEKGGFGEGYVTYLNGVCHWRGGDKNGKEVLVSFNLSTETFRTTLIGWQQSDDIDCLTRTLVVLNDSVALISSFDENSHIEISILGEVGVKESWVKLFTVGPFPYIWHPMVMGNKCDIIFFMGNENHELASFDVISGKVIHNISIKIDLFGTWIYKKNLLSFATGIN, from the coding sequence ATGGCAACCCATAGCAATCAGATTCCTAAGGATCTTGTATGGAAAATTCTAGCAAAATTATCTGTTAAGTCTTTGAAGCGATTTAGTTGCGTGCATAAGTCTTGGCTAAATTTACTTGAGAATTCTGATTTCAAGAGCATATACTATgagaatttaaaatctaaaactgCTTATTCCTCGTCTCTCCTTCTATGGAGATATTTTCATGACGAAAGAAGTGATCGACACATCTATGAAAATGAAGTGTATTTGCTTTCTGGAGAAAGGTATGAAAACATGGTTACGTTAGTTTTGCCAAATCTGTTtgaagaaattggttttgatagAATTATAGACTGTGTTAATGGTATCATATGCCACTATAAAAAAGCTGGTCTTAATGTAAAAATAGGACTTTGGGACCCAAAAACCGACGAGCATAAAATTATTCCTCCAAGTATTATTACTAATGATCCTGACTTTGATGCAGAGGTAGAAATTCATGGGTTTGGTTATGATAATGTGAATGATGACTATAAAGTGATTCAACATATATGTTATTGTCATAATGAATTTTACCAATATGAGCCTGCTCTAGCAAATTGGCAAATTTATAGTCTAAAAAGTAATTGTTGGAAGAAACTTAATCTTGAAATGACTGAAAAAGGAGGTTTTGGTGAAGGTTATGTAACGTACTTAAATGGAGTATGCCACTGGCGGGGTGGAGATAAGAATGGAAAAGAGGTACTTGTGTCATTTAATCTCAGCACTGAAACGTTTCGAACCACATTGATTGGTTGGCAACAAAGTGATGATATTGATTGCCTTACCAGAACTTTGGTAGTGCTCAACGACTCTGTTGCTCTGATCTCCTCTTTTGATGAGAATAGTCATATTGAAATATCCATTTTAGGTGAAGTTGGTGTAAAAGAATCTTGGGTGAAGCTTTTCACAGTTGGACCCTTTCCATATATTTGGCATCCAATGGTAATGGGCAACAAAtgtgatataatattttttatgggAAATGAAAACCATGAATTGGCTTCCTTTGATGTTATTAGTGGCAAAGTAATTCACAATATTAGTATTAAAATAGATCTATTTGGTACATGGATTTATAAGAAAAACCTCCTCTCTTTCGCTACAggaattaattaa
- the LOC112803680 gene encoding pentatricopeptide repeat-containing protein At1g06140, mitochondrial-like, whose translation MTKREHIDNASIAYLNGVCHWWGSEYATNGLEEEQVLVSFNLSTETFQTTSIVWLQENDDSPIRSLVVLNKSVTLIFSFTKNNRIEISILGEIGVKESWVKLFTLESFSSEFCCTMRMGDKLRSASLSSFRKPLYLGNLMIRDSTNNGFYTETLNIYTSMVSHTGGHGNTFTYPLLLKACANLGSMIHGTMIHGHILRLGFQDDLFSYLFKLHLLACCSDSDSDSFSFLWQGMLIHCCLIKLGLVYSQVTLANALMGMYVHFSQMEEARKVFDLMDEKSKISWTTIMGGYVKVGHVAKAYNLFNQMQHQSTGIDFIVFLILISGCIQVGDLLLASFVQAFVLKCGCDKEESIENLLITMYAKCSDLASARRIFDLIIKKSIFSWTSMIAGYAHSDHPLEALHLFRRLVRTDFRPDGPTVATVISACADIGSISIAQEMEYYISLNGLEFDLQVQTSLIHLYSKCGSIKKVQEVFEKVADKDLTVWSSMINSYAIHGMGKEAIDLFRKMTTTEGIIPDAIVYTSVLLACSHAGLVEDGLKYFLSMQKDFGITPKIEHCTCLVDLLGRVGALDLALDTI comes from the exons ATGACTAAGAGGGAACATATAGATAATGCTTCTATAGCGTACTTGAATGGAGTATGCCACTGGTGGGGTAGCGAGTATGCCACTAATGGACTCGAAGAAGAACAAGTCCTTGTGTCATTTAATCTCAGTACTGAAACGTTTCAAACCACATCAATTGTTTGGCTACAAGAAAATGATGATAGCCCTATCAGAAGTTTGGTAGTGCTCAACAAGTCTGTTACTCTGATTTTCTCTTTTACTAAGAATAATCGCATTGAAATATctattttgggtgaaattggtgTGAAAGAATCTTGGGTGAAGCTTTTTACACTTGAATCATTTTCATCCGAATTTTGTTGTACAATGAGAATGGGCGACAAAT TGCGTTCTGCATCACTTAGCAGTTTCAGAAAGCCCCTTTACCTAGGGAACTTGATGATTCGAGATTCTACCAATAACGGCTTCTATACTGAAACCTTAAACATATACACTTCAATGGTTTCACACACTGGTGGGCATGGGAACACCTTCACTTACCCTTTGCTCCTAAAGGCCTGTGCCAACCTGGGTTCCATGATTCATGGGACTATGATTCATGGCCATATTCTGAGACTTGGCTTCCAAGATGACTTATTCAGTTATTTGTTCAAACTGCACTTGTTGGCAT GTTGCTCGGATTCAGATTCAGATTCCTTTAGCTTTTTGTGGCAAGGGATGTTGATACATTGTTGCTTGATCAAACTTGGACTTGTGTATTCTCAAGTTACTTTGGCCAATGCGTTAATGGGAATGTATGTTCACTTTAGCCAAATGGAGGAAGCGAGGAAGGTTTTTGATTTGATGgatgaaaaatcaaaaatttcTTGGACAACTATTATGGGAGGTTATGTGAAAGTTGGCCATGTTGCGAAAGCATATAATTTATTCAATCAAATGCAGCATCAAAGTACTGGCATAGATTTTATTGTATTTCTAATTCTTATATCTGGTTGTATACAAGTAGGAGATCTCTTATTAGCTTCATTCGTTCaagcttttgtacttaaatgtggATGTGATAAAGAGGAGTCTATTGAAAATTTGCTAATAACTATGTATGCAAAATGCAGTGACCTTGCATCTGCTAGAAggatatttgatttgattatcaAAAAGAGTATTTTCTCATGGACATCAATGATTGCAGGATATGCCCATTCGGATCACCCATTGGAGGCATTGCATTTGTTTAGAAGGCTTGTACGGACAGATTTTAGACCAGATGGACCAACCGTTGCTACTGTTATATCAGCTTGTGCTGATATAGGATCAATTAGCATAGCACAAGAGATGGAATATTATATTTCTCTAAATGGATTAGAATTCGATCTACAAGTCCAAACATCTCTCATACACTTGTACTCCAAGTGTGGAAGCATCAAGAAAGTCCAAGAAGTATTTGAAAAAGTGGCAGATAAAGATTTAACTGTTTGGTCTTCCATGATAAATAGCTATGCTATTCATGGGATGGGGAAAGAAGCGATTGACCTATTTCGCAAAATgacaactacagaagggataatTCCAGATGCTATTGTTTACACCAGTGTTTTGCTAGCTTGTAGCCATGCAGGGTTAGTAGAAGATGGATTGAAGTACTTCCTAAGTATGcaaaaagattttggaataaCTCCTAAGATAGAACACTGCACTTGCTTGGTAGATCTTCTTGGTCGAGTTGGCGCGCTTGATTTAGCTTTAGATACAATTTAA